A stretch of Triticum aestivum cultivar Chinese Spring chromosome 1D, IWGSC CS RefSeq v2.1, whole genome shotgun sequence DNA encodes these proteins:
- the LOC123171144 gene encoding probable WRKY transcription factor 70, producing the protein MAALVTPAASVVSGLVVRGRESAALLEALLQGGSPQEHGGIRELAAEILLCCDRALAALHGRDGVHAVALASRKRKSSEPDGAAAQTRPKRRMRANSGSTATRVEKRWTAEDGFIWRKYGQKEITHSKHPRLYFRCSYKHDIGCPATRQVQQSDDDLSLYVITYFGDHTCCQGDGAVAAEEEEDVKMQPFVINFGSATASSTSGSPWQNSDDGDGRSEISRSPQALCLPEGGEADGLRLKVTKVEATSFDSQPAGPAAAELSSSPDVSCASPAWDPLSSCLEWDQFVESSFDFVSGFIDFDDFDLYQ; encoded by the exons CCGGCTGCTTCAGTGGTGTCCGGGCTGGTGGTGCGGGGCCGGGAGTCCGCCGCCCTCCTCGAGGCCTTGCTCCAGGGGGGCTCGCCGCAGGAGCACGGCGGGATCCGGGAGCTCGCCGCGGAGATCCTTCTCTGCTGCGACCGCGCACTCGCCGCGCTCCACGGCCGCGACGGCGTGCACGCGGTCGCGCTCGCCAGCAGGAAGCGCAAGTCGTCGGAGCCCGACGGCGCAGCCGCTCAGACGAGGCCGAAAAGAAG GATGCGCGCGAACAGCGGATCGACGGCGACGAGGGTCGAGAAGCGGTGGACGGCGGAGGACGGCTTCATATGGAGAAAGTACGGGCAGAAGGAGATCACGCACAGCAAGCACCCGAGGCTCTACTTCAGGTGCTCCTACAAGCACGACATCGGCTGCCCGGCGACGAGGCAGGTCCAGCAGTCGGACGACGACCTCTCCCTCTACGTCATCACCTACTTCGGCGACCACACCTGCTGCCAAGGCGACGGAGCCGTCGCcgctgaagaggaagaggacgtcAAGATGCAACCGTTCGTCATCAACTTCGGGTCGGCCACAGCGAGCAGCACCAGCGGCTCGCCTTGGCAAAACTCTGACGACGGTGATGGCCGGAGCGAGATCTCACGCTCGCCGCAGGCCTTATGCTTGCCGGAGGGAGGAGAAGCAGACGGCCTACGACTGAAGGTGACCAAAGTTGAGGCAACTTCGTTCGACTCGCAGCCAGCGGGCCCGGCGGCGGCAGAGCTGAGCTCGTCACCCGACGTTTCTTGTGCTTCCCCAGCATGGGATCCTTTATCCAGCTGCTTGGAGTGGGATCAATTCGTCGAGAGCTCATTCGATTTCGTTAGTGGATTCATCGATTTCGATGACTTTGATTTGTACCAATAG